TACCTACTACTACTACTACTCTACTACTATTACGTACTACGTACTAACTACTTACCTACGTACGTAACTACTACTTACTACTTACGTACTACTAACGTACTACTACTACTACTACTACTACGTCGTACTACTACTACCTACTACTACTACTTACTACGTACGTACGTACTACTACTACTACTACTACTACTACCTACCTACCTACCTACCTACTCTCTCTCTCTCTCTCTCTCTCTCTCTCTCTCTCTCTCTCTCTCTCTCTCTCTCTCTCTCTCTCTCTCGATTGGATATGAGACTATGGACAAGTGTAGAGACGGATGTGGGCTCAGTTTTATCCATATAAGCAGTGTAAAATGGAAACAAGAGCTCTTAGCTCTTATCTGTATGAACAGTCAGCTGAGTCATCACAGTACAACTATCCTATATGGATAAGGCATAATCCATGTCACAATGAGAGCAAGAACATTTTTGATTCAACATAAATAATACAGATGAAGAAAAAGAAGTTTGCATTTAAGTTGTATATCAATTTCTGATAAGATTATGTTAGTTTTATCTAGTACATTGCATGATTCTTTTTAGTATTCTCGTATAGAGTGTATGTCAAATAAGACACTTAACAATCGTTTTTAATATTGTTATTATTTTGTCACTTAAAAAATTTCGTCAATCTATTATCTTGTTTGTGTTTAATGTAAACCCAAATATACACACTCACGGGAAATTGGCCGACATAATTTTCAGCATCAACAAATTTCAACCACATTATAATTTTGAAAATCAACAAATATCAACCACATTCTCCCACCACTACTATATAAACTCGCGTACTCTTCCATTTTTGTTCAACACAATATCAGAACCTCCACTCCAAGTCTCCAATACCATCTAGCTTCCATATTCCCCAATTTGCTTTCGAATTGGGCTGTGTCAAATTAAGAGAATTAATTGAAATGGCTACTGCAGCTAGTCCAACATCATCACTGTACGAAGTTCTTGGCCTTCCAATGAGTGCAAGTGATCATGAGATCAAAGCAGCTTATAGAAGACTAGCCAGAAGGTGTCACCCAGATGTTGTGGCCATGAACCAAAAACAGACCTCGGCTACTGAATTCATGAAGACTCATGCAGCTTATGCAACCCTATCGGACCCAGACAAACGAGCGAACTATGATAGGGATCTTTACCGATGTGCTCGGCCTCTCAGGTCTTCGTCTTCGCTTTCCTCCTCAACAGCTGCCGCAAATGTTTACCGGAACTGGGAGACTGACCAGTGCTGGTAGCTTTGTTACTGCATGATACGATGTATATATAGTCTCTTGTTTTTCATGCCTCTGTTCTCAAAACAGAGGAGACAGGGGATAGAGGACTCCTAGTTTCTGTGCTTTAAAACTATTCTATTCCATTCATTTTTCCGAAGTTTCTGCTTCCTTTTTAAGGATTTGGACTGTACGTACAAATCCACTAGAAGTGTAGAACCATGTTTTGCACTTAAAACTATTTTAAATAAATTTGATTATATGACGTAACACTTGACGTGATCAGTGACTACGAGGTGAGGTGGAGTCATAAAATTTTCCGTTATTATAAGTACGTGTTTGCAAGTTCTCTTAAAATAATTTAAAATCAATCTATGAAATCAAAACAGAAATAAATAGTTAGTTTTGAGTAGGTGATCCAGTTTTGTTATGTGAATCAGTATTCTGTGGATTAATAACAGACCCGGTGCAACAACAGCCACAATAGCAAAGCGGCGTTATTATAGTGGATATGAATGAAATATGAAAATGAAAAATAAAAGCAATTTCTTTGTTTCTGGGCAGAAATCAAACAGTTGCTCGACAACTATCAACTATAAAATCACAATAAGGCATAAATTGACGTGGAAATATCTCCCTTTCATGCAAATGTTGGAACACCTTCTCTTTGTGTCACATGGGCTTGATCCAGTTTTATTTGAGCTTTGGTCCCACATGATTTATCTCATTTTAGTTTTTTTTTTTTGTTGTCTTATCTCATTTTGGTTAATCCTTCTCAAAGTTCTAAGAGTCGGGTTAGGCGGCTGATCAGCCGCCGTCTAGGCATTAGACGGCATAAGGCCGACGTAATTTTGCTATAATCAGCAAGGCTAGGTAGCAAGAAGAAAGTTGGATGCTTTAGGTGCCTTTGGGCGGTTGGCGACTAGACATTTTATGTTAATCTAGCTAAGAGTCATAATTTAAGATAAAAAAAAAAAAGAAGGAGGACGACGAAAGTTGATCCAAGATTCTCTCCATCATTTTTTAGATTCTAGAAATGATAAAGAAAAACGGAACTAGAGAGAAATGAAAATCTCAGTAAAACTAAGAGACAAAACTTTTTTTTTTTTTTTTTGGTGAGAAGACAAAACTACTTTCTTTAGAATGTCACAACTCACGAGTACTTGATCTTTTAGTAATTGAAAATGGGGTTACGTGTGATTTTGAAACTTTCTATAGTAACATGTTCCAAGGTCCAGATTGCAATGGTCTTGGGCTTCAGAAGACTCATATATTTGGGATTATTTGCTATTCAAACAGATCGATGTGAAATATTTCCAAACCAATAATCCAATTTACATGAAGTGTATGGCAGGAAATTATTAGCTGAATGCATGAAAGCCCCAGTAGATCGTCATGTGTATATGATTTGGGGAGATTCCTTCCATTCATGCAGAAACGTAGTGCAAAAAGTAACTGAAGTTTCAAGCTCCAAAGAGTAATGGGGATGATTCCTTCATTGCAGATACAGCACGTACTGCATTGAGTCACAAATCAGAATTGAACGCCATATGACCAATTGGTAAAGCAAACAAACACCACGTTGCCGTATCAACCAGAATATGTAAGATCGATATTCGCACGCAGCATACTATTTGCAAGCAACTGATTGGAAGATAGAGATTCAAGAATTGGAAGGACAAAAATTATAGATCTAGCCTAAATGAGTACAACTGCAAGCTGTGAAATCAGAATCAGGTTGTAAAAACTGTACGCCATTGATGTATGTCAGTGAATGAGCTAATTAAAATATATTCATGCATGAGTTTATGAACAAAGTTCATACAGTTGATCGAACAACTGTTAAGTTTCGGTTAATTTCCGGCTTGTACGTACGTACATTATTGTTGTGATACGTATAAGAGCATCCAATGTGTTTTGTAATGGTACAATGCAGCATATTGCCGACAAAGAAGAGGCAGAGAGGAAAGTTCTAACTCTCTGTCAAGCTTTTGGGATCTCGATGCCTCTAGTGCTGTTGAGTTAGCTTTCAAGGTTTGGCCATATACACTAGCTACAGAGCTCAATAGTCACTTTAGGACAATGTCATAATAGAGACTGATCGATAAGCAGATCGAGTCAGTTGTATATCTATCTCCCTAGTCACTACATATCATCCTAGAAATAATAAGAGCTAGTTCTTTTGTATTTTCTTCTTTTGTATATATATCTATGTCCTAGATGATTCCCTGTCACTACATATTAGCAAGATTCTTCCTACACAAGAAATCTGAACATAATCTTCTAGTATATTGCCAGCTTGTATATATTATATCTGTAATCAAATCTTAGATTATGTAATCTTGTCTAGATTTACTAGGCTTATATACTAGCATTGTACACAAGTTTTATTCAATGAAATACAATTTCTACACTACAAAATCTCAAGTGAGTGATATAGTTCTTGCCCCACCCTAAAACTAATAATCCGCCTTAAAAATCATTATAATAACTAAAAAATAAAGACAAATTAAGGTGAAAAACATAGCAATAGTCTGAGTTCCTCGGTCTCCCTCAAGGCCTAGCTAAACCAGTGATTTACGCAAATACTCCTAGAATAGAAGATGCCTATACAATTTTGTGAAAGTAACTCCTTTGTGTGCAAATGATCTCTGCACCAGTATATGTGCAATTGAACGACCGCTCCGTTGACAATAATTTTCTTTTCAATTTGTATGATGCCTAAACAATTTGTAATTACAGAAAGTTTTTTCACACTGCCGTTCAATGTGATTTCAAAATCAGCATGATTTTTTGTTTTTTATCAAATAAACAATGCATATATGCAAGTTAACTAGTCTAATTAACGTGAGTTGACTTCACGATTTCTCACTTGTCGAACTCACCGTCCATCTACTTATGAAGATCGAGACGACTATATCACTAGCTAAATAATGAAATTTAAGTATATAATTAGATAGTAAAAGAAATTTATACGAGTGTGTGTCATAATTGATCGACACTTTACAGAGTAATTTGCTGAAAAAAAAAAAAATACATGGACAAGAGTGTATCATACACTAGTATCAAGTACATGGCTCACCAAGTTTAATTTGTTTGATACTTTCTATTATTGTTCATGATTCATGAGACATGAGTTTCTTCTCAATTGAAAAATTGACATTTCCGTAATAATATTTTCTAGACATACATTTACACAACAAGCTAAATAGCTAATGTTGGCCCCGTGAACAACCTTGCATTATCCAAACAAGTAAAAGATAGTATCATCTCCAACCAGAATTCCTCAAATCATGGCGGTCTGCACGTACTCCTTCCAATTTCTGCTGCCCTAGCCTATTTCATTGCCTCACAACTTTCCTCTTATCATCAAAAGCTTGCTTCAACAGCTTAATTTCATTCTTCTAAAATTACACCTTCAGATAGAACTCGAATCCTGGTAAGGAATATAATTGCGGAGAGAAGCTGGGAGTTGCATACTTCAAAAGCCTTCACGAGACATGAATTTCTAAATGCCTGATTTCAAAGGAAAATCTTAGAATTTCTACCTCATTCCAAATATATATAGAAACCAATAATTCAAGAAATGTTAATTTTCTTTGTCATTCTACATGATTGACAGGTCGATTGAGTAAAGTAACATCATGTTTACCCATCTGGACTGTTCCGATCGAGTAACGAATAATACAGTCAAGAGTGAAAATCGATCGAAGAATCCATGACGACTATCCCATCAATATTAAGTTTGCCTTGGCCTGTTTCGTTCGGAATTTTCTAGGCGCGTTCCATGGATTTCATATGTAAAAGAGGGAACCATGCACAGACCCTATAAAAGCAAATACGATTCCCACCAATTCAACTCTCCAATCATTCATGCCCGTATTCGATTCGTAGCTCCAGTCCAGCCTGCTCCTGCAGGTGTGCAAAATTTTCAAGATGGTGATCGATTCATGGAATATCATGGGCTACTCGTGATCCTGTGCTAGATACATATATTCTTGATGAGGAAAGGCTAGCTAATTGACGGAAAAGAAAAAACTTTAAAAAATTATTGTGGGATGAGAGTTTATACTCGGAAATAACTTGAGTGACCAGCTATGGTCATTTATGGGTGACAAACACCAATGAGAGATGGACAAGTGTCAACAATAATTATAAACAAACATATCAAATATCCAAAACCCCCTTGTTATGTCCTTAAATTGCAGTCAAGCCTTTTAAAATAAACACGTGTCCCATGTTCATTGGTTGTGGTAACCTTAAGGTGACCAGCCCTTGTCACTGAAGTCAGGTTCTTTATACTCGACATCACACTCAAGCGAGTACTCCCAAGCAATTCACCTTAGTTATTCATCTCACAAATTGTAGAACAGGTTCCCCGTCTCCCCTTCAATCCAACCCGCATCAAAAGGCGCCTCTTCTGTATCCGATCATGACCTAGTACCCATTATTATCATAACTAGTAAAAACACCAAGTAAATCTAAGCATCTTGTATATTTCGGAATTTTGCTAACTTAATTGATGTATATGCGGTAACGTAATTTCATGACATGACGCACTGTACGTAGATGGAATAGTAGAACTGTAAGAACTGTTCGTAGTTTGGTTGTGCTGAGGTTCGACGTATCGAAAAGTCTTTCATAATTGTGTCGGACAACTCGTATCGCCTTCTTCTACATATCATGATGAATACTTAAAAGAAACATAAGCCCTTCATAAAGAGCCTGGCTGATCGATGAGGGATAAAGGTACAATATTCCACATAATTTTTGAATAATGTTTCGATTATGTATGATATTATTTGTGAAATGATGAAGGGTAACATCGATTTACATAGAAATGATGTAGTCGACAATATTATACGGCCAACTATTCATGATCTTTTCTCATGCATTTGAAATTACAAGTGTACTCTTCTTCTGTTTTGGATGAAAATTAACCGAGTTACTATACACCAATCAATTCACTTTGCTATATATAACGTAAACAAGAGTTGGAGCTATGTTTTTACATGAAAGTGGAAGAGAAAAACCCGTTTGACCATACCCCATTACTCCTCCTCCTCCCTCTGTCGGCGGCGCCACCCATCTCAGCCATCACTTCTACCGCACTCAAACACATTTGAATAATGCAGAAGACATACAACGTCGTTGGCCCGTAGTCCTTGTTACGTGGAACACGAACGTAAATGTGGCATTGTATTGGTCATACCACTCCATGACAAAACGGAAAACCTATCTCCATTTTCGGTTGGGGATTCATTTCGTTTGAAGGTGTTTGATCCGGTCTTGAAACTTTTCTGTTTCGGCGTCAATGGCGGCAATTGTGAAGGAGATTCTGGCCCGGCCGATTCAGCTGGCCGATCACGTCACCAAAGCCGCCGACGAGGCACAGTCTTTCCGTCAAGACTGCATGGAGCTCAAAGCCAAAACCGAGAAGCTCGCCGCCCTCCTCCGCCAGGCCGCGCGTGCCAGCAACGAGCTCTACGAGCGTCCCACACGTCGCATCATCGACGACACCGAGCAAGTCCTCGACAAGGCCCTCGGTCTCGTCATCAAGTGCCGAGCCAACGGCATCATGAAGCGAGTCTTCACCATCATCCCCGCCACGGCCTTCCGCAAAACCGCGCAGCAGCTCGAGAACTCCATCGGCGACGTGTCGTGGCTCCTCCGCGTCTCCGCCCCCTCCGACGACCGTGACGACGAGTACCTCGGCTTGCCTCCGATCGCAGCCAACGAGCCGATCCTCTGCCTCATTTGGGAGCAGATAGCTAATCTCCACACCGGCACGTTGGAAGAGCGATCGGATGCGGCAGCGTCTCTGGTCTCATTGGCCAGAGACAATGAGAGATACGGAAAGCTCATAATAGAAGAAGGTGGGGTGCCACCGCTGCTCAAGGTTGCCAAGGAAGGAGGACACAAAGAGGGTCAAGAAAATGCCGCTCGTGCTATAGGGTTACTAGGCCGGGATCCCGAGAGTGTGGAGCAGATTGTTAACTCTGGGGTTTGCCCGGTGTTTGCGAAAATACTTAAAGATGGTCACATGAAGATTCAAGCAGTTGTGGCCTGGGCGGTGTCGGAGCTAGCCGAGCACCACCCCAAATGCCAGGATCCGTTTGCACAGAACAATGTGATCAGAATGCTTGTCAGTCATCTCGCGTTTGAGACTATTCCGGAACATAGCAAGTATGCAATCGCTAGTAAGCAGAACATTTCGTTACATTCTGTTGTCATGGCGAATAATAGTAACAGGCCCGATACGATCGAGCATAGTTCCTCTGGTCATGTTGCGCATCCGTTGTCAGGGAATCAACATCAGACGATGCAGAATGTGGTGCAGACTGCGGCGAAGAATAAGCAGGCACATAATGCTGCAGGCGGAGCAGGTCACAATCATCACCATCATCCTAATACGCACGGGAATGCAAAGTCAAACCACCAGCTGTCTGGGGCTAGCCTTAAGGGGAGGGAGTACGAAGACCCGGCTACTAAGGCCGAGATGAAGGCAATGGCCGCAAGGGCGCTTTGGAAGCTTGCTAAGGGGAATGTCACTGTGTGTCATAGCATCACAGAGTCAAGGGCGCTTTTGTGCTTTGCGGTTTTGATAGAAAAGGGTCCTGATGATGTTAAGATGTATTCGGCTTATGCGTTGATGGAAATCACAGCGGTAGCAGAGCAGAATTCAGACTTGAGGCGCAATGCCTTCAAGCCTACTTCCCCGGCTGCCAAGGCTGTGCTGGAACAATTGTTGAGGATCATAGAGAAGGCGGATGATGAGCTTCTTATACCGTCTGTACAGTCGATTGGAAACTTGGCAAGGACTTTTCGAGCAACAGAAACAAGGCTAATCGGGCCATTGGTGAAGCTGCTCGATGAAAGAGAACCTGAGGTTTCTGTTGAGGCTGTGATTGCACTCAACAAGTTTGCATGCACTGAAAATTTTCTCCATGTCTATCACTGTAAAGCGATTATAGATGCAGGAGGAGCCAAGCATCTAATTCAGCTGGTTTACTTTGGAGAACAAATGGTGCAGATTCCTTCACTAGTTCTTTTATGTTACATTGCATTGCATATTCCAGATAGTGAGACACTTGCTCAGGAAGAAGTGCTTATCGTGCTGGAATGGTCAACAAAGCAGGCACATCTTGCTAATGAACCATCAATTGAACCATTGTTACCAGAGGCCAAAAGTAGGCTGGAGCTTTACCAATCCAGAGGTTCAAGAGGATTTTATTGATGTAATCAAGGTGTACAATGTCAATTGTTTAGGGGAATATCAAAAACTTGCAGTGTTAAATTTTTGTTATCTTCATTCTTTTGAGGTGTACATAGATGAGTTGGTTAGCATTGTTGTGATTCTGATCATCACTCTATCTGTCACGACTTTGGTTAGGAAACAACCGAATTCTATGTGTTACACATTAATACATTTTCATTTCTGGTGTGGAGGAAGGGTTGGACTTAAAACTTAGCAGAGCTGGTGCACTAAAGCTCGTTACCTCATCTCAAGCAGCTTCGCAGATCTGGGGATCCGATTGATCCTCAGTTCCAGTTTCCAGCACCTATTGGATCATGTTTGATAGAGTACTCGAACAATTTGTCACCCCGAATCAGAAACTCGGAAAATATACCGACACATTACAATATGATATGACAACGTTTTCATCTTTTTTTTTTTTTTTTAAGTCAACAGGAGCTAGGTAGAGCAGAGCATAACTGCTAACATTACCGAACACAGCATAACTGGTTGGACCTATGTACCAATGTACCATACAAAACTTTATCAGAACTAGAAAAGAGAAAATTCAAAATGTAGAGGCATCGTACTGGGGATTCAACTATTCAAGCTCGTGCAAATTTCACTTTCTTCATGTTCTCCATTGATAGGCATCGGTTTTTATTCATGTTTGAGGGAGCCTCAAGGTACCAGAAGCCATAAATGTTTGAAAGAAACAAGTCTTTCTCATACCTATTTGGATCCCAACAAGACCAAAAATAATGATCCATGGGCAACCACCATTACAGATTAGACAGAATCATACACACAGGTTTGTATCGAGTATGTTCTATCTTGCTGTGGATTCAACTGTTCAAAACTTCCCTCCTAATTGTATTCATGATGACAGAGCTACGTCCAGTCTTCCATTTTTGAAGTAAAATTCAAATTTTTTGACATAGCTCATTAATGGGTTTTGTATCCAGCATAGCTCAATTATTTGAGCATTAATAGGAATTATGGAATTATTGTATTGAAATGCAGAAATTGTAAAGAGAGAAAGAAGAAGCTTGGAGGCTACATGGTTGCTATTCTCATTGATTGGAAAAGAGTATTACACTAAGTATATATAGGACTACATAGGGCTAGATAAGAGAAAGACATGATTACCCTTACATTATAATCCTAAAATACTTATTTGGTTAACAAGCATGCTATCAACAATACTTCTCTTCGAAATTGTGTATTCGATTTTTTTTTCTTGTGTTTATGCAGTGGCGGGGCACACATATCATATAGAATTAAAATTTGTTTAGTCTTTGTGGTTTCTTAGTCCTTATGATCTTATTTTAATCTGAATGGTCCTTAAAATCACGATTTTTCATCTAAATGGTATTTCAGTCAATTTTTTCTGTTACAATACTGACATGGCCGTTAAAGACATTGTAATTTTAACGGCCATGTCAGTAATTTAACTGAGAAAATTGTTCGAATGACCATTTAGATGAAAAATCGTGACTTTAAGGATCATTCAGATTAAAATAAAATCACAAAGACTGAACAAATGTTGACTTCAATAACTATACAATATTGTATAATGATATTGGCATGTTAATGTGTTTGTCGATCTAGCAAACTAATAAATAATCAGCTGGTCTTTTCTTCTTCTTCCCTTTTAAGGGGAAGGACGAACAAATTATATTAATCAATAAACGGGTAGAATGAGAAATTACAAAGCTTTTCATATCAAGAGGGGGACATGCCTACTCCAAAATAGATTAAAAGAAAAAATGAAAAACAACACAAGAGTAGGCTGAGAATATGATCAAGTGTTCATTTGTTTGATGCACTACCAGGACAAGTACTTTAGCCGACGAAATATTTTCGTCGGTCTGGTATCCTAAATCGTCGGCTAAGACCTTAGCCGACGAAGGCTCGTCGGCTATA
The window above is part of the Fragaria vesca subsp. vesca linkage group LG2, FraVesHawaii_1.0, whole genome shotgun sequence genome. Proteins encoded here:
- the LOC101307944 gene encoding uncharacterized protein LOC101307944 encodes the protein MAAIVKEILARPIQLADHVTKAADEAQSFRQDCMELKAKTEKLAALLRQAARASNELYERPTRRIIDDTEQVLDKALGLVIKCRANGIMKRVFTIIPATAFRKTAQQLENSIGDVSWLLRVSAPSDDRDDEYLGLPPIAANEPILCLIWEQIANLHTGTLEERSDAAASLVSLARDNERYGKLIIEEGGVPPLLKVAKEGGHKEGQENAARAIGLLGRDPESVEQIVNSGVCPVFAKILKDGHMKIQAVVAWAVSELAEHHPKCQDPFAQNNVIRMLVSHLAFETIPEHSKYAIASKQNISLHSVVMANNSNRPDTIEHSSSGHVAHPLSGNQHQTMQNVVQTAAKNKQAHNAAGGAGHNHHHHPNTHGNAKSNHQLSGASLKGREYEDPATKAEMKAMAARALWKLAKGNVTVCHSITESRALLCFAVLIEKGPDDVKMYSAYALMEITAVAEQNSDLRRNAFKPTSPAAKAVLEQLLRIIEKADDELLIPSVQSIGNLARTFRATETRLIGPLVKLLDEREPEVSVEAVIALNKFACTENFLHVYHCKAIIDAGGAKHLIQLVYFGEQMVQIPSLVLLCYIALHIPDSETLAQEEVLIVLEWSTKQAHLANEPSIEPLLPEAKSRLELYQSRGSRGFY
- the LOC101304740 gene encoding chaperone protein dnaJ 11, chloroplastic-like, whose amino-acid sequence is MATAASPTSSLYEVLGLPMSASDHEIKAAYRRLARRCHPDVVAMNQKQTSATEFMKTHAAYATLSDPDKRANYDRDLYRCARPLRSSSSLSSSTAAANVYRNWETDQCW